In Lacerta agilis isolate rLacAgi1 chromosome 8, rLacAgi1.pri, whole genome shotgun sequence, one genomic interval encodes:
- the LOC117050896 gene encoding arylamine N-acetyltransferase, pineal gland isozyme NAT-10-like: MNIEEYFTRIGYKGSLEKLDFGTLATIFQHHIRAVPFENLSIHCGETITLDLDHVYNKIVKEKRGGWCMENNQLLSWVLKKLGYNTTILGAYVYNPQQNAYATQMTHLIIKVAIDERAYIVDAGFGVSYQMWQPLELVSGKDQPQMPGIFRFTEDNGIWYYEKIRRKQYIPNQNFANSDLLEKRERRSIYLFSLEPRTVEDFRFQCSYLQTSPDSVFTKKSICSLQTNDGFRALIGWTLVETKFNHMEGTDLVKHTTLSDDEVEKTLREKFGVTLENKLVPINIKATYTI, translated from the coding sequence ATGAACATTGAAGAATATTTCACAAGAATCGGCTACAAAGGCTCTCTCGAAAAACTGGATTTTGGAACCTTAGCGACGATCTTCCAGCACCACATACGAGCTGTGCCCTTTGAAAACCTCAGCATCCACTGCGGGGAGACGATTACTCTAGACTTAGATCATGTTTACAACAAGATCGTGAAGGAAAAACGAGGAGGTTGGTGCATGGAGAACAACCAGCTTTTGTCTTGGGTTCtgaaaaagctgggatataacACCACCATACTGGGAGCTTATGTTTATAACCCGCAGCAAAATGCCTATGCCACTCAAATGACCCATCTCATCATCAAGGTGGCTATTGACGAGAGAGCCTACATCGTTGATGCAGGCTTTGGTGTCTCCTACCAAATGTGGCAACCGTTGGAGCTGGTGTCTGGCAAAGACCAGCCACAAATGCCTGGGATCTTTCGTTTCACAGAAGACAACGGTATTTGGTACTATGAGAAAATAAGAAGGAAACAATACATTCCCAATCAAAACTTTGCCAACTCAGATCTCTTGGAAAAAAGGGAGCGCAGGAGTATCTACCTGTTCAGCCTTGAGCCAAGGACAGTAGAAGACTTTCGGTTCCAGTGCTCCTATCTCCAAACGTCCCCAGATTCCGTGTTTACTAAGAAATCTATCTGCAGCCTCCAGACCAATGATGGGTTTAGGGCTTTGATTGGATGGACACTCGTGGAGACAAAATTTAACCACATGGAAGGCACAGATCTGGTGAAGCACACAACACTGAGCGATGACGAGGTGGAGAAAACACTGAGAGAGAAATTTGGTGTAACTCTGGAGAACAAGCTTGTTCCTATTAACATCAAAGCGACGTATACCATCTag